The stretch of DNA gtgtgtttatcaacTCACGGGGTGATTTATCCAAgtactggctgcaaaactgggacaaaaacaGCAGCACATGTATTTTCCAAAAGTGATGAAAAACCCCAGCAGATTATTCCGAGTACGCGCGGGTCCCTAAATCAGCCCCGTTGTACCTTTTCTGAGGTCTGCAGACTGTGATCATTTACTTCTTATCTATCCGACTTTATTTTAACCGAGATGGCCAGATTTTCATTTATCTAACATCCGCAATTCTGTCTGCTTATGTATTTTATACGGAcactatctactgtatatatatatatatctctctactcCCCGTCTGCCTATAATATATACCTACATGATATCTATATCTGCCTATTCGTCTATCTGTCTCTCCTTGACTAGGTATACTTATTAACCCTTTCGTGCCTATTTATACATTGCACCTGTCTTTCTGCCTTTATCCTTCTCTCTTGGATcagtccctctcctctcttggaGCTGTTCTTCTCCTCTCTTGGAGCTGTTCTTCTCCTCTCTTGGGCCTCTTTTGGATCTTTGACCTTCTCCTTGTCTTGGATCTGTCCTTCTCCTGGATCTGTTCTCCTCTTTTGGATCTTTGTCCTTCTCATGTCTTGGATCTGTCCTTCTCTCTTGAATCTGTGTCATTTTCCTCTCTTGGATCTGTCCTCCTGTCTTGGGTCTGTGTCCTTCTCCTCTATTGGATCTGTGTCCTTCTCCTCTCTTGGATCTGTGTCCTTCTCCTCTCTTGGATCTGTGTCCTTCTCCTCTTTTGGATCTGTGTCCTTCTCCTCTCTTGGATCTGTGTCCTTCTCTTTTGGATCTGTGTCCTTCTCCTCTTTTGGATCTGTGTCCTTTTCCTCTTTGGATCTGTGTCCTTCTCCTCTTTTGGATCTGTGTCCTTCTCTTTTGAATCTGTGTCCTTCTCCTGTCTTGGATCTGTACTTCTCCTCTCTTGGGTCGTTGTCCTTCTCCTCTCTTGGATCTGTCTacttctccttctcctctcttggATCTGTCTTCTTCTCCTCTCTTGGATCTGTCTCCTTCTCTTCTCTTGGATCTGTGTCCTTCTCCTCTCTTGGATCTGTGTCCTTCTATTCTCTTGGAGGTGTTCTTCTCCTCTCTTGGATCTGTCCTAAACTGATTAATAGAACAAAGTAGAAATCTGtcaagtttttgttttttagatctTGATAGCTAAACCCAGTATTTTCAGTGTCCTTATTTACCCCTTTGTGCCTATTTATACATTGCATCTGTCTTTCTGCCTATGTCATTCTCTCTTGGATCTGTCCTTCTCCTGTCTTGGATCTGTATCCTTCTCCTTTCTTGGGTCTATGTCTTTCTCCTCTATTGGATCTGTCCTTCTCCACTCTTTGATCAGTGGCCTTCTCCTCTCTTGGATCCGTGTCCTCCTCCTCTCTTGGATCCGTGTCCTCCTCCTCTCTTGGATCTGTCATTCTCCTCTCTTGGATCTGTCCTTCTCCTCTCTTGGATCTGTCCTTCTCCTCTCTTGGATctgtctccttctcctctcttggATCTGTCCTTCTCCTCTCTTGGATctgtctccttctcctctcttggATCTGTCCTTCTCCTCTCTTGGATCTGTTCTTCTACTCTCTTGGATCTGTGTCCTTCTCCTCTCTTGGATCtgattcctcctcctctcttggatctgtgtcctcctcctctcttGGATCCGTGTCCTCCTTCTCTTTTGGATCTGTGTCCTCCGCCTCTCTTGgatctgtgtcctcctcctctcttGGATCCGTGTCCTCCTCCTCTTTTGGTGATGGCCTTCTCCTCTCTTGGTGATGGCCTTCTCCTCTCTTGTATCTGGCTTTCCCACTCTTTGATCAGTGGCCTTCTCCTCTCTTGGATCCGTGTCCTCCTCCTCTCTTGGATCCGTGTCCTTCTCCTCTCTTGGATCTGTCCTTCTCCTCTCTTGGATCTGTTCTTCTCCACTCTTTGATCAGTGGCCTTCTCCTCTCTTGGATCCGTGTCCTCCTCCTTTCTTGgatctgtgtcctcctcctctcttGGATCTGTGTCCTCCACCTCTCTTGGATCTGTGTCCTCCTCTCTTGGATCTTTGTACTCCTCCTCTCTTGgatctgtgtcctcctcctctcttGGATCCGTGTCCTCCTCCTCTCTTGGTGCTGGCCTTCTCCTCTATTGGATCTGTCCTTCTCCACTCTTTGATCAGTGACCTTCTCCTCTCTTGGATCCGTGTCCTCCTCCTCTCTTGGATCCGTGTCCTCCTCCTCTCTTGGATCTGTCATTCTCCTCTCTTGGATCTGTCCTTCTCCTGTCTTGGATCTGTCCTTCTCCTCTCTTGGATCTGTCCTTCTCCTCTCTTGGATCTGTTCTTCTCCTCTCTTGGATCTGTCCTTCTCCTCTCTTGGATCTGTTCTTCTACTCTCTTGgatctgtgtcctcctcctctcttGGATCTGTGTCCTTCTCCTCTCTTGGATCTGTGTTTTTCTCCTCTCTTGGATCCGTGTCCTTCTCCTCTCTTGGATCCGTGTCCTCCTCCTCTCTTGGATCTGTGTCCTCCTTCTCTCTTGGATCTGTGTCCTCCTTCTCTCTTGGATCTGTGTCCTCCTCTCTTGGATCCGTGTCCTCCTCCTCTCTTGGTGATGTCCTTCTCCTCTCTTGGATCTGTTCTTCTCCTCTCTTGGATCTGTATCATTCTCCATTCTTGGATCTGTATCCTCCtgtaaagggttaaggtgttattttttttaatatatagctTTGAAAATGTAAAATACATTGTAAGCAGCACAATAGCAAATACCTTATATAATGCATTCGGGACGGTGTGAAGCCTCGTCTCCATGCTGAAGAAGGGCTCAGCTCCATTTGAATGCATGGAACCAAAATCTTCTCTGGCATGGGGAGTATATGGAATATGATGTTATTAGGGGCTCAGTATTCGAAAGCTGTTCCTGGGCGGCAGATAGAAAGTGTTCATTCTGAAACCTGCAAATCCGGCAAAAACAATCTTTTCGTATCAATATTTCCCTAAAACAGAAAACTGAaacgaccacctctctgtaccaAAATCTGTAAGGTTTGGTGGTTCTGGGCCTAAAAGGGACATTTTAATGGGAAAGTGCTATTTTTTATCAGTGAGATTCCGCTGCCGTGAGATTGCTGATTGTAAAAAGCAGTGTGACTGGATCCAAAGCGTCGCGAGGggtacggggggagagagagatggggaagagaggagggggcgcgaggtctggggagaagagagatgggggcGCAAGGttcggggggggcaaggggtgcgAGGTCCGGGAGGGGAAGCAGGACAAGGTCGGGGGGCGGTAAGCGTGAtgaggtcgggggggggggggggggggcggggaaggcATGCGGCACGaggtccggggggggggaggcaagggGTGCGAGGTCTGGGGGAGGGGATATGCGGTGTGAGGTCCGGGGAGGGCACGAGGTCCAGGGGGTAAGGGGCGCAAAGCCCAAGGGGGGAAAGGGGCGCGAGTGAGTTTTAGTGAAAAGGGAAAGTGACGTTTCTATGAATGGGATAATCCTGCCCTGGGGGCCGATCCTATGGCAGGGATTCCTAGAAACCAGCCCCCCCAACACCCGCCTTCTCCTCACCCTGCAACCAATAGGACCCTCCCAGACGGCCTGTTAAGGGAGGCTGCAGGCCTCTGCTTGCATTTATAGGGCCCAGTTTCTAAGAATCCTGTTGAGTAATTAGCTTGGGATTCCTGCCTTTCAGACGGGGAAGGACAGATTTGCCTCCTCAGCCGCCCCACATAATGTTACAATTCATAAatggcattgctgctttaaccattTAGCTGCCAGCGGATCTCCGTGATCTCCTATTCCTTATTCACCCTGcaccccctcctactgtctctgtgcgtccttcctaccaaccagttagattgtaagctcttcggggcagggactccttttcctaaatgttacttttatgtctgaagcgcttattccctttatgtgttattgataGGATTGTCCTGTGTAttcctgctgtgaagcgctgtgtacactaatggcgctatataaatacagaatagaagaatgataaattgctacacactattataatcagaaaaaaggggatacaactaccggtgctcctggttcaggagtCTCTGTATCAATCCAGGGTATAGCGAAGGGAAGagaatcagggctccacggatttgctcaataacctaatttattgccaatagacgtaacgtttcggccacacaggcctttctcaaaagcagaaatggccATGTGCCAATATGAGAAAGGCCTGTTTGGCCGAAACGTTaggtctattggcaataaattagtttattgagcaaatccgtggagccctgattctCTTCCCttcactatataaatacatacatacaccacgtcctgtcttattccttatataccctgcgccccgtcctgtcttattccttatacaccctgcaccccgtcctgtcttattccttatacaccctgcaccccgtcctgtcttattccttatacaccctgcaccccgtcctgtcttattccttatacaccccgCACCCCATCCTGTCATTCcatatacaccctgcacccgtcctgtcttattccttatacaccctgcaccccgtcctgtcttattccttatacaccctgcaccccgtcctgtcttattccttatacaccccgCACCCCATCCTGTCATTCcatatacaccctgcacccgtcctgtcttattccttatacaccctgcaccccatcctgtcattccttatacaccctgcaccccgtcctgtcttattccttatataCCCTGcaacccgtcctgtcttattccttatacaccctgcgcccCATCCTGtattattccttatacaccctgcaccccgtcctgtgttattccttatacaccctgcaccccgtcctgtgttattccttatacaccctgcaccctgtcctgtcttattccttatacaccctgcaccccgtcctgtcttattccttatacaccctgcaccccgtcctgtcttattccttatacaccctgcaccccatcctgtcttattccttatacaccctgcaccccatcctgtcttattccttatacaccctgcaccccgtcctgtcttattccttatacaccctgcgcccCATCCTGtattattccttatacaccctgcaccccgtcctgtattattccttatacaccctgcaccccgtcctgtcttattccttatacaccctgcaccccgtcctgtcttattccttatacaccatgcaccccgtcctgtcttattccttatacaccctgcgcccCATCCTGtattattccttatacaccctgcaccccgtcctgtcttattccttatacaccctgcgccccgtcctgtcttattccttatacaccctgcgccccgtcctgtcttattccttatacaccctgcgccccgtcctgtcttattccttatacaccctgcaccccgtcctgtcttattccttatacaccctgcgccccgtcctgtcttattccttatacaccctgcaccccgtcctgtcttattccttatacaccctgcaccccgtcctgtcttattccttatacaccctgcaccccgtcctgccttattccttatacaccctgcacctcgtcctgtcttattccttatacaccctgcgccccgtcctgtcttattccttatacaccctgcaccccgtcctgtcttattccttatacaccctgcacctcgtcctgtcttattccttatacaccctgcaccccgtcctgtcttattcctcatacaccctgcaccccgtcctgtcttattccttatacaccctgcaccccgtcctgtcttattccttatacaccctgcaccccgtcctgtcttattccttatacaccctgcaccccgtcctgtcttattccttatacaccctgcaccccgtcctgtcttattccttatacatcctgcaccccgtcctgtctttccttatacaccctgcgccccgtcctgtcttattccttatacaccctgcaacccgtcctgtcttattccttatacaccctgcaacccgtcctgtcttattccttatacaccctgcgccccgtcctgtcttattccttatacaccctgcaccccgtcctgtcttattcctttacaccctgcgccccgtcctgtcttattccttatacaccctgcgccccgtcctgtcttattccttatacaccctgcgccccgtcctgtcttattccttatacaccctgcacctcgtcctgtcttattccttatacaccctgcaccccgtcctgtcttattccttatacaccctgcaccccgtcctgtcttattccttatacaccctgcaccccgtcctgtcttattccttatacaccctgcgccccgtcctgtcttattccttatacaccctgcacccgtcctgtcttattccttatacaccctgcaccccgtcctgtcttatgccttatacaccctgcaccccgtcctgtcttattccttatacaccctgcaccccgtcctgtcttattccttatacaccctgcaccccgtcctgtcttattccttatacaccctgcaccccgtcctgtcttattccttatacaccctgcaccccgtcctgtcttattccttatacaccctgcaccccgtcctgtcttattccttatacaccctgcaccccgtcctgtcttattccttatacaccctgcgccccgtcctgtcttattccttatataccctgcaccccgtcctgtcttattccttatacaccctgcacccccgtcctgtcttattccttatacaccctgcgccccgtcctgttttattccttatacaccctgcgccccgtcctgtcttattccttatacaccctgcgccccgtcctgtcttattccttatacaccctgcaccccgtcctgtcttattccttataccccctgcaccccgtcctgtcttattccttatacaccctgcaccccgtcctgtcttattccttatacaccctgcaccccgtcctgtattattccttatacaccctgcgccccgtcctgtcttattccttatacaccctgcaccccgtcctgtcttattccttatacaccctgcgccccgtcctgtcttattccttatacaccctgcaccccgtcctgtcttattccttatacaccctgcaccccgtcctgtcttattccttatacaccctgcaacccgtcctgtcttattccttatacaccctgcgccccgtcctgtcttattccttatacaccctgcgccccgtcctgtcttattccttatacaccctgcgccccgtcctgtcttattcatTTATCTGCTTTATTCTTCATACACTTTGTCATGTTCTGTTTTATTTCTTATCCTTTGTGTCTTGTATCGTTTTGTTCTTTCTTATTCattacaatcccccccccctccacccctccctgcctctctctctccttctctctttcacCTTCACCTCTTCCTCCCTGTCGTTCTTTtcatctccccctctgcctttatctgcctctctctttctctctctcccctctcccgccctctctttctctcggctttccctcccctcccagtctcctCCACACATTGTCAAAGCCAATGCTGTTTCAGCCCTCCCATTAGACTCCCTCTGTCTACAGcgctccctcctcttcctcccacaCCCGCTCTCTCCCACTAAAATACGCCAAGCAGCCATCCAGAAAGTGAGGTGAAGCCAAAGGcaacagagctgggtatgtttcATCCATTCATCCAGAGAACGAGGGAGCGAGAAAGCGATAGAAAGAGGGAGCGAGAAAGGAGAGACACATGCCTTAAATTCCTTTACcctgtgtgctgccagagagatctgcagagcatcgctggtACTGACTGGGTTAAAACTTAGCCTGCTTAGGGCCAGCATTGTGGggggccgggggggagggggggtgttaggGGGTAAAGTACCTCTTCCATACCTTGTAACTTCTGGCATAATATGGCGCGTCCACACAGCCGTTATAATGTAGATTTCACTTAAACATTTCGGCAGAAatgtaatcccccccccccgcctctccccctcccaaagCCGAGAGTTGGTGAAAGAGAAAAGAGGCGAGCGAGCCGGGAGAATTGGATAGGGCTGGGATTTCGTTTTAAGGAGGAGGGAGGCGTAACCGCTCGGATCCCCCTGGTTTCATTGCGTCTAACCGGGGGGGCTTTTTGTGCACGTCTCTTGCTTCGGTCTTACAATGGAGGATgtgaagaatcccccccccccccttcgcgcgTCCTTCGCCGGGGCGTCACGCGCGAGATGCTGTTTTTTCGCCGGGATCCTTGCTTCGTGGGAAGGCACGTTCGGGGGTGGGGGGCGGACGCTATTGCAACAAGCGCCCCTCCTCGGGGCATGTGGTGGCGGTGAGGAGATGGGGTGTTTGTTGAAGGGATTCCGGGGTGGGGGCCACGTGAGTCTGTGATGCAGTATCTTCCGATAACGGTATTATCCCGGAGACGGGTGTGTATACAGCCCTTCCTGCCGGAGTAAGGTGCACACGCAGCCTGCGGGGCGCCTGTAAGGGGGATGCCCCCAGGACAGGATTCCTCCCTTATAACATTGCATTGAGTAGGGGGCGAGATGGTAATACACAGTGGGGATGTGGTTGTAGCAGCTAATTCCCCCATAGGGAGGGCCACGTGCAGTCTGCGGGGAGATGGTGTATATAAGGGGGTGTTGGTGTTACGGGGGATCCCCTGGACCGCGTTACGGCGGTGGGGAGGTGTTCTTATACCGGGGGGCATTTCGATAGAATACGAATTCCTCCCATTGTATAGCGCACGTGGTGGCTGCACCGAGACGTCTTGTGGTGGGCGGTATGGGGGAGATTTCCTCTTTCTACTCCTTCAGTGCCACTGTCGGATCTCGCccgcattttaaccccttcagtgccagcgGGGAAAGCGgtgctgcccccccctctcctccggcaatgaaggggttaataagagGGCAGCTGGGTTGTTAGGGAAGGGATGCTATTTTAGTATTGCTTTTTTcttcgacccccccccccccccccattgtacaCGGCATGTGGGTTCCCTGCCTTTAAAAGAAGCTGTGAGGAGGTGTTAGTCGGGCAGAGACAACCCCATCAGAGGCCAGCGTGGAACAGAAGGGGCGCCAGGGTCTCGTCCCAGTGGAAGGGCAATGGTGGGAGGGTCTCCTCCCAGTGGAAGGACAATGGTGGCAGGGCCTCCTCCCAGTGGAAGGGTAATAGTGGCAGGGTCTCCTCCCAGTGGAAGGGCAATGGTGGCAGGGTCTCTTCCCAGTGGAAGGGCAATGGTGGCAGGGTCTCCTCTCAGTGGAAGGGCAATGGTGGGAATCTCCTCTAAGTGGAAGGGGAATGGTGGCAGGGTCTCCTCCCAGTGGAAGGATAATGGTGACAGGGTCTTCTCCTATTGAAAGGGCAATGGTGGCAGGGCCTCCTCCCAGTGGAAGGGTAATGGTGACATGGTCTCCTCCCAGTGGAAGGGTAATGGTGACAGGGTCTTCTCCCATTGGAAGGGCACTGGTGGCAGGGCCTCCTCCCAGTGGAAGGGTAATGGTGGCAGGGTCTTCTCCCAGTGGAAGGGCACTGGTGGCAGGGCCTCCTCCCAGTGGAAGGGTAATGGTGGCAGGGTCTTCTCCCAGTGGAAGGGCACTGGTGGCAGGGTCTTCTCCCAGTGGAAGGGCAATGGTGGCCCTGGGAGATGTTCTTAGAGGGATTCCTCGTGGAAGCCGCACGTTCGGCATGTGAGGAGGTCAATGTGATTGTTCTCAGAACAAGTtcatttcttttcttcttcttttttttcaccCCGCGAGAAGATCTGGGGGAGCTGGGAAGGGATGTTCTTGTATAGGGCTGAGCGTACACCAGTGGTTAATTCCCTGACATGTTCAGGACTGCGAGATGCTCTTATCACTGCGATTGTTCCCTTAAACAATGGTATGTTGGAGATCTATAAAGATATTCTTGTAAAGGAATGCTTATAATGTATGTATGCCCTATAAACCCAGCTTGGCACGTAGCAAAACATATATAGATTTTGATAAAGGTTTCGACGGGGACAATACGTCGTTCTCATCCACAAATAAAAGATGCACAATTTTTTCATCAAGACGAGTGTGCTGAAttcctgttttattttatttactacatatatatatatatatatatatatttgtgtaccgTATAGTATCATCTTCAGCTATTGTCATTCTATCGCTGGATGGAGCCCTTCCCAATGATCTTTCACTGCGGTcttatcctcccatcttacttttggtcgtcattTTGACCTTTTGACATCCGTCGAAATCCAGTCCAGTACCATCTTCGTCCAACAATGGTCACGTCTTCATTCTCTATGACCATCTCACTGCCATGTTACCCTCACTATTGTGCTGACTGTTTGCTCCCGAACACATTCATTCTTTTCCCCGTCTCCTCGGGTAGTATTCCGAATTTCTCTCTCTCCGTACTTCTTTTCCATTCCATGGGTTTTGTGGCCTTGGATGCTTCCGGAAGGACGCATGGTCCATCGGTGAGGGCTTCTTATTCATCTTTATCTGCTTGATTAGGAAATAGAAACGGCGTAATTAATTCATATTAAATGTTCTTAAAACCAGCAtcggcacaggtgactcaatcagtggctcagttcatctgtgctgaagcagggactgattgagccacctttatTGAAacgggtatcctgaaaacctgacctgttgggggggctcaAGGACTGGAGCTGATAACCCCCCAGTGTAAACACTTCGGCCAAGCAAATTGTGTGCGCTCTCTCTATTCCCCAACCAAAGTTACGCCCGTATTTATGTCAATTCCGCAACCTTTGTGCAAAGTTTTTAAAAACTTCCAGACGGGTGTTGCAGTAAACCCGTTACTGCGAGCGTTACTGCGAGCGTTACTGCGAGAGTTACTGCGAGCGTTACTGCGAGCGTTACTGCGAGCGTTACTGCGAGCGTTACTGCGAGCGTTACTGCGAGCGTTACTGCGGGCGTTACTGCGAGCGTTACTGCGAGAGTTACTGCGAGCGTTACTGCGAGCGTTACTGCGAGCGTTACTGCGAGAGTTACTGCGAGCGTTACTGCGAGCGTTACTGCGAGAGTTACTGCGAGAGTTACTGCGAGCGTTACTGCGAGCGTTACTGCGAGAGTTACTGTGGGCATTAAGTGGTACCGCGAGCGTTACTGCGGGCGTTAATGTGGGTGTTACTGCGGGTGTTACCGCAAGAGTTACTGCGAGCGTTACTGCGAGAGTTACTGCGGGCATTAAGTGGTACCGCGAGCGTTACTGCGGGCGTTAATGTGGGTGTTACTGCGGGCGTTACCGCAAGAGTTACTGCGGGCGTTACTGCGCGTCATGGTTTAGAATAATGGGACACTACACCTGGGAGTCCTTCATCTTTCGTTAGACTTGTTCTCGCCGGCATTTCCCTCACCATAGCGCAGTCACGGTTCGGTACACGCTGAGTGATCCACTTGCGGATCGTGTATATTGAATATCTGTCCTTGTGTTCCCGGGGATGTTCCAGTTACCGCTTCGTCTCATCTATTCTCTTATCCCGTTCGCGATTCCGCCTGTTTTCTCGGGGTTTTCTTATTCAATCTTGATAAGTTTTCCAGAATTGTTTGTGTAAGTATCCCCATCTCGAGCGAGCGGAAGCGACCTTTCCACTCCAGCTGGtattctctgctgttattcttcATGATTCTCTGTAATTAGTTATCTTCTTGGTATCTTtgcattaatatgtattggcagcTAACCAACCGGCGATCACTGCTTGTGTCCAAACAGTAGAGGACTGTGCAGTCTCCCGTCACATGCTTCTTGGTAGAGCGTATATACAGTAGTCTGTTTCATTCTTGATTCCATTGGGTCCAGTCCATGTCCaatttctatttggattcttcttgaagagtGAATTGATGATGTAAAAGTTCTCACGTTCTTTATTGGGCTGGGCTTTTATTGGGAAAAATAACCAGTGCAGGAAAAGATAAACCATTGTGTGACAGTATAGGTGCATAGCACATTATCACTTCCACCTGTGTGTGGAAAATGAGtatacacacagactcacagacacacacacatatatatatatacacactcacacatatatatgtatatatatacacacagagtgtGTCGTGCTGACTTAGCTAGAGGACCATACCGgctatgcccctgaggaagtcgctACCATTgcaatgaaacgcgtagggtattCTTCTATTGGAATTGCGGTGGCTGACCCCTCCACCGTTACGCGGACAGAATGGAGCAACATGATGCCTTGCAGTTGAGGATTTCTTCCATGGTGAAAACCAGTGTCCTGTGGTGCTGCTTGGAGTCATCCACCTGGGTTGACAGTCGGCTGAGGTCATTCGGACTCCGGACTCCACTGGTGACTCCAATGGTGACTCCACCATCCTGCCCTCCCACCTGCATCATGGGATTCCGGTTCCGTACACCTCCACCTGTGACCAGGTTATTCACACTGCGACTTTATcacctgtgtttgtgagtgaacTTTATGGTTTCA from Ascaphus truei isolate aAscTru1 chromosome 6, aAscTru1.hap1, whole genome shotgun sequence encodes:
- the LOC142498171 gene encoding uncharacterized protein LOC142498171, which produces MENDTDPREEKNRSKRGEGHHQERRRTRIQERRTQIQERRRTQIQERRRTQIQERRRTRIQERRRTRIQERRKTQIQERRRTQIQERRRTQIQESRRTDPREEKDRSKRGEEQIQERRRTDPREEKDRSKTGEGQIQERRMTDPREEEDTDPREEEDTDPREEKVTDQRVEKDRSNRGEGQHQERRRTRIQERRRTQIQERRSTKIQERRTQIQERWRTQIQERRRTQIQERRRTRIQERRRPLIKEWRRTDPREEKDRSKRGEGHGSKRGGGHGSKRGEGH